In Dama dama isolate Ldn47 chromosome 26, ASM3311817v1, whole genome shotgun sequence, a single genomic region encodes these proteins:
- the MYB gene encoding transcriptional activator Myb isoform X2 — MARRPRHSIYSSDEDDEDIEMCDHDYDGLLPKSGKRHLGKTRWTREEDEKLKKLVEQNGTDDWKVIANYLPNRTDVQCQHRWQKVLNPELIKGPWTKEEDQRVIELVQKYGPKRWSVIAKHLKGRIGKQCRERWHNHLNPEVKKTSWTEEEDRIIYQAHKRLGNRWAEIAKLLPGRTDNAIKNHWNSTMRRKVEQEGYLQESSKASQPPVTTNFQKNGHLMGFTHAPPSAQLPPAGQPSVNSDCSYYHISEAQNVSSHVPYPVALHVNIVNVPQPAAAAIQRHYNDEDPEKEKRIKELELLLMSTENELKGQQALPTQNHTCNYTGWHSTTIGDHTRPHGDSAPVSCLEEHHSTPSLPADPGSLPEESASPARCMIVHQGTILDNVKNLLEFAETLQFIDSDASSWGDLSSFEFFEEADFSPSQHDAGKALQLQQREGSVNRPAGEPSARASRRKLSEGSLDLPKPFPPARPSTIPRVILQKKRGQASPLASGHSSSLVLADVSSSTPKRSPVKSLPFSPSQFLNTSNNHENLDLEMPSLTSTPLNGHKLTVTTPFHRDQTVKIQKENTIFRTPAIKRSILESSPRTPTPFKHALTAQEIKYGPLKMLPQTPSHLVEDLQDVIKQESDESGIVAEFQENGQPLLKKIKQEVESPTDKAANFFCSNHWEGERLNTQLFTQASPVADVPPCSGAWESASCGKTDDQMTASGQPRKYVNAFSTRTLVM; from the exons CATCTACAGTAGTGACGAGGATGATGAAGACATTGAGATGTGTGACCATGATTATGATGGATTGCTTCCCAAGTCTGGAAAGCGTCACTTGGGGAAAACTAGGTGGACCAGGGAAGAG GATGAAAAACTAAAGAAGCTGGTGGAACAGAATGGAACAGATGACTGGAAAGTTATCGCTAATTATCTCCCG AATCGAACAGATGTGCAGTGCCAGCACCGATGGCAGAAAGTACTAAACCCTGAGCTCATCAAGGGTCCTTGGACCAAAGAGGAAGATCAGAGA GTGATAGAGCTTGTACAGAAATACGGTCCGAAACGTTGGTCTGTTATTGCCAAGCACTTAAAGGGGAGAATTGGAAAACAATGTAGGGAGAGGTGGCATAACCACTTGAATCCAGAAGTTAAGAAAACCTCCTGgacagaagaggaagacagaattATTTACCAGGCACACAAGAGACTGGGGAACAGATGGGCAGAAATCGCAAAGCTACTGCCTGGACG AACTGATAATGCTATCAAGAACCACTGGAATTCTACAATGCGTCGTAAGGTTGAGCAGGAAGGTTATCTGCAGGAGTCTTCTAAAGCCAGCCAGCCACCAGTGACCACAAACTTTCAGAAGAACGGCCATTTGATGGGCTTTACGCATGCTCCACCTTCAGCTCAACTCCCTCCAGCTGGCCAACCCTCAGTTAACAGTGACTGTTCCTATTACCACATTTCTGAAGCACAAAAC GTCTCCAGTCACGTCCCATATCCTGTAGCATTACATGTAAATATAGTCAATGTCCCTCAGCCAGCTGCTGCGGCTATTCAG AGACACTATAATGATGAAGACCCTGAGAAAGAAAAGCGAATAAAGGAGTTAGAGTTGCTTCTAATGTCAACTGAGAATGAACTCAAAGGACAGCAGGCTCTTCCA ACACAGAACCACACATGCAACTACACCGGCTGGCACAGCACCACCATTGGCGACCACACCAGACCTCATGGAGACAGTGCACCTGTTTCCTGTTTGGAAGAGCACCACTCCACTCCATCTCTGCCCGCGGATCCCGGCTCCCTACCTGAAGAAAGCGCCTCTCCTGCCAGGTGCATGATCGTCCACCAAGGCACCATCCTGGACAATGTTAAGAACCTCTTAGAATTTGCAGAAACACTTCAATTTATAGATTCT GATGCTTCATCGTGGGGTGATCTCAGCAGTTTTGAATTCTTTGAAGAAGCAGATTTTTCACCTAGCCAACACGATGCAGGCAAAGCCCTCCAGCTTCAGCAGAGAGAAGGCAGTGTGAATAGACCTGCAGGAGAGCCTAGCGCAAGGGCGAGCAGACGCAAGTTGAGTGAGGGTTCACTTGACCTGCCCAAGCCCTTCCCTCCTGCGAGGCCCAGCACAATTCCACGGGTCATCCTTCAAAAAAAGCGGGGCCAGGCCAGCCCCTTAGCCTCTGGACACTCTAGTTCCTTGGTACTTGCTGACGTCAGCAGTTCAACTCCCAAGCGTTCCCCTGTCAAAAGCCTACCATTCTCCCCCTCGCAG TTCTTAAACACTTCCAATAACCATGAAAACTTAGACTTGGAAATGCCTTCTTTAACTTCCACCCCACTAAATGGTCACAAATTGACTGTTACAACTCCATTTCATAGAGACCAGACTGTgaaaattcaaaaggaaaataCTAT cttcagAACTCCAGCTATCAAAAGGTCAATTCTAGAAAGCTCTCCAAGAACTCCTACACCATTCAAACATGCACTCACAGCTCAAGAAATTAAATATGGTCCCCTGAAGATGCTA CCTCAGACACCGTCTCATCTAGTAGAAGACCTACAGGATGTGATCAAACAGGAATCTGATGAATCTGGGATTGTTGCTGAGTTTCAAGAAAATGGGCAGCCTTTACTGAAGAAGATCAAACAAGAG GTGGAATCTCCAACCGATAAAGCAGCGAACTTCTTCTGCTCAAACCACTGGGAAGGGGAGAGGCTGAACACTCAGCTGTTCACGCAGGCGTCGCCTGTGGCAGACGTGCCA